ACATCAGTGTTTTGTGTGACGTCACTCGGACAGGTGGGTACTGGAGGTTCCACGTCTGCAATATTAATGAAATGCAGTAATAGAAGATTTATCTTTGATAAGACAGAAAATATCCCTACATCTAAATTAGACCGATCAGGAAAAGATATGTTTTTGTCATGCTACACACAGCGTTAGTTTGTTAAccgtttttccttttttgaccAATAGCGACAAAATAATAGACCTTTTCGCTCCTAGTTATATGATAAAAGCACAACGCATCtttacatatttgatatttgctttTTAAATGGAGTATTACAACCAAAATACATTATTGGAAGATTTTGTCTTACCATCCACATTGATTGTGAAGGTACAGTCTGCCGTGTTAGAACGGTCATCTTGAAAAGTGTAGGTGACGTTTGTCGATCCGATGGCAAAGTTATCACCGGAAGTATGAGTTGCAGACGATGTTGGTGTCAGTCCGGAATTATCAGTTGCTATAGCAGCAGTCCAGGTGATACTGGCTGTAGGTAGTCCTGCATCGGTGTTTTGTGTGACGTCACTCGGACAGGTTGGCACGGGAGGTTCCACGTCTACGATATCCGTTGTGATGGAGTAATAGAAGATTAATCGTTTGATAAGACAAACAATATCCCTACATCTACATTAGGCCGAACAGATACAGATATGCTTATGACATGCTACACTCAAAGATAGAATTTAAACCTTTTGTAAGTTTTGAATTAGCGACCAAACCAGAGAGTTTTTCGCTCCTGATTTATGATAAAAAGCACAACGCATctttatatatttgatatttgctttTTAAATAGGGTATtacaacaaaaatacattattgGAAGTTTTTGACTTACCATCCACAGTGACTGTAAAGGTACACTCTGCACTGTTAGAACTGTCATCTTGAAAAGTGTAGGTGACGTTTGTCGATCCGATGGCATAGTTATCACCGGAAGTATGAGTTGCAGACGATGTTGGTGTCAGTCCGGAATTATCAGTTGCTATAGCAGCAGTCCAGGTGATACTTGCTGTAGGTAGTCCTGCATCGGTGTTTTGTGTGACGTCACTCGGACAGGTAGGTACTGGAGGTTCCATGTCTACAATATTCATAGTAAAGGATGAATAGCAGATTAATCATATGATAGGACAAAAAATATCCCTACATCTACATTAGGCCGTTCAGGAACAGATATGATTTTGTCATTCTACACACAACGTTAGTATTTTCAGCCTTTTCTCATTTTTGACCGATGGGGACCACCCATAAATCTGTTCGCTCAGgtgtatatgataaaaccaCAGCGCAGTTtaagatatttgatatttacagTTTAAAGAGGATACAAACTAGAAGAATACATTATGGAAGACTTTTTGTCTTACCATCCACAGTGATTGTAAAGGTACACTCTGCCGTGTTAGAACTGTCATCTTGAAAAGTGTAGGTGACGTTTGTCGATCCGATGGCAAAGTTATCACCGGAAGTATGAGTTGCAGACGATGTTGGTGTCAGTCCGGAATTATCAGTTGCTATAGCAGCAGTCCAGGTGACACTGGCTGTAGGTAGTCCTGCATCGGTGTTTTGTATGACGTCACTCGGACAGGTTGGTACTGGAGGTTCCACGTCTGCAATATTAATGGAATGCAGTAATAGAAGATTTATCGTTGATAGGACAGAAAATATCCCTACATCTACATTAGGCCGTTCAGGAACagatatgattttgtcatgCTACACAAAACGTtagtattttaacccttttcctttTTTGACCCATAGCGACCAAATTATAGACCTTTTGCTCCGGATTATATGATAAGACCACAACGCATgtttatatatttgatattcgCTCTTTCAATTGGgtacaaaaaatgacaacacAAATACATCGTTGGCGGTTTTTTGTCTTACCATCAACAGTTATTGTAAAGGTACACTCTGCCGTGTTAGAACTGTCATCTTGAAAAGTGTAGGTGACGTTTGTCGATCCGATGACAAAGTTATCACCGGAAGTATGAGTTGCAGACGATGTTGGTGTCAGTCCGGAATTATCAGTTGCTATAGCAGCAGTCCAGGTGACACTGGCTGTAGGTAGTCCTGCATCGGTGTTTTGTGTGACGTCACTCGGACATGTCGGTACTGGAGGTTCCACGTCTGAAGTACAGTGAAATGAACACTTTTTACTGGTCATACACAGAGTTGATACTTTCAGACAATTAGCAACAAATTACCAACCAATCAAAATCCTCGCATTATAATTGTTATCTAAAAGTTATTTGTCATTCCTCCGATGAGTGGAACTGGCGTTAAAAGTTTGGGTAAGATATTTTAGTTGTCGTCGTAGTCACACATGGAAATCATTGTATATGAAGACACAGAGTAacatcatagacagtctatTGTACTCTGTAGATGAAGACGAAGTGACATGATTGATCGTCATGATTTGGTACTCGTCTTTATTAACACGGATAACCAACAACTGTCTCTTCGCTGCGGTAACACCGCAGAATATACAATAGACATTGTTGAAATATGAATTCTGGTCCCGATCGAGGTTATGCAAGGAGAACGTGAAACagtattttacaaaaacatgaTGAAAAGATATCTACAGTCACAACTTATTCTATAAAGTGAAAACCGACAAATCTCACCGAAAACAGTAACCGTGAAGTTACAGTCCGCTACCAGTCCCTCAGGGTCCGTGAATGTGTAGGTGACGACAGTGTCGCCTATACTGAATACGTCTCCCGGGTCGTGTGAACTCGTTTCCGTGACGAAACCCGAATTATCGGTCGCATCGGGAGGGATGTACGTCACCGTGGCGTAAGGTTGACCCGGATCTGTTGACGTTGCAGATGGACTTGGGCAGCCTGGACTGATCACTGGATATTCAATATCTATCGACACAA
This DNA window, taken from Ptychodera flava strain L36383 chromosome 4, AS_Pfla_20210202, whole genome shotgun sequence, encodes the following:
- the LOC139132101 gene encoding hyalin-like; protein product: MVCTNTPGNFTCSSNCSSGFSEVAGICTDIEYPVISPGCPSPSATSTDPGQPYATVTYIPPDATDNSGFVTETSSHDPGDVFSIGDTVVTYTFTDPEGLVADCNFTVTVFDVEPPVPTCPSDVTQNTDAGLPTASVTWTAAIATDNSGLTPTSSATHTSGDNFVIGSTNVTYTFQDDSSNTAECTFTITVDDVEPPVPTCPSDVIQNTDAGLPTASVTWTAAIATDNSGLTPTSSATHTSGDNFAIGSTNVTYTFQDDSSNTAECTFTITVDDMEPPVPTCPSDVTQNTDAGLPTASITWTAAIATDNSGLTPTSSATHTSGDNYAIGSTNVTYTFQDDSSNSAECTFTVTVDDVEPPVPTCPSDVTQNTDAGLPTASITWTAAIATDNSGLTPTSSATHTSGDNFAIGSTNVTYTFQDDRSNTADCTFTINVDGKTKSSNNTWNLQYPPVRVTSHKTLM